Within the Desulfatiglans anilini DSM 4660 genome, the region ACAAGGCCCGCGTCGAAAGTCCCGATCACATCGAAGCACTTATGGCAACCCTCAAAGAGGTCCTGCCGGTCCTGGCCGAAATACAGGAGGAAGCGCCGCGGAGGCTTTACGTCAAGCGGCTGGCCGAGCACCTCCACCTCCAGGAGGAGATCATCTGGCCTGAGCTTGCCAAGGTCTCCGGTGTAAAGCAGACGAGCACGCCGCAAGCGGCGCCGATCGAAACCGTTCTGATCGAAAAGGAAACGGCAAAGCGCTTCGGAAGCGACCTGCAGCTCCTGAATCTCGTCCTCCACCACCCCGAAAAGGCCCTCGAACTGTCAGCTTGCCAGTGGCGATGTCTCGCTGCGGACCGGGCCGTCATCGAAATCATCGAAATCATTTTCAGACATTGCGACTCTCGACAGCCACCGAGTTATGAAGAACTGCAAGATCGTCTGGACAGCGACGAGGCCCGGATGATCCTGCGTGAAACCCTCATTCGGCCCTCGTTTTTTTCCGAGGCGGATGCCCTGTTGGCGGTCACGGAGTTTAAACACCGGATTGAACAGAAGGAGATTGCCGCCTCGATCCAAAAGGCAAAGGCGGAAGAGGATATAGACATTCATGCACTGGACCGACTCCGCAAGTTGAAGGCACAACGTCTTGCGGAACTTACCAAAGCTTAGCGCGCAGCGCACAAGGGCGGAGGGTGAACTGGAATGGGTAAGAACAACGATATCAACGGATTGAAACGCTTGATCGATATTGGCAAGGACAAAGGATACATCACCTACGAGGAGTTGAACGGCGATTTGTCGGACGAACTGATGTCTTCGGAAGACAGCATCGACGATCTGATCATGATGTTCGAAGACCTCGACATCATGGTGGTGGACGAGGCCTCCAAGGAGCGGATCGAGAAATCCAGGGGCGAGCCCAAAGACAGTCTGATTACGGAAGAGCGGGAAAACTTCCGCGTCGACATCGCCGATTCCGCCTCTCGTGCATCGGATCCCGTCAAGATGTACCTGAAAGAAATGGGCTGCATCTCGCTTCTTACGCGTGAAGGTGAGGTTCAGATCGCAAAAAGGATCGAAGCTGGAGAAAAGGAGGCCTTGAGCGTACTCGTCGAGTGTTCGCTGGGCGTCGAGCACATCATCGAGCTCGGTAGAGAACTCGAGGAAGGGCAGATCAAGCTCCGAGATATCATCAACGACCTCGAGGATGATGAGAACTACACGCAGGTCGGCGAACGGAAAGGGTCGTTGATCAACTTGATCAACGACATCGATCAAATCCACAATGACATCCAGGGCAGGAGGCTGGAACTGTCCAAAGGGCGATTGTCCGACGAGGAGAAGAAAAAGCTGCAGTCCGAGATCAAAAGCGGGCAAATCAAGATCAAAGAACTGGTTAATTCCTTCAAATTGGAGAAGGCCCAACTCGATGGAATGTACAAGAAATTGAAGACTTTGGCGAATGAAATCGAGGAATGCGAAAGGCAGATCACCGATTGCATGCTCGCTGCAGGAGGGAAACCCATCTCCTATTTGAAGAAGTGCATTGCTAAACTGCCGAAGGTCTGCACCGACGACGAACTTATCATGCCCATCGGGATGAAACGGGCGGAGCTCGAAGAACTGAGATGCAAGCTCGAGCATGCGCAGGAGGCCATCCTTCAGGCCAAGCAGCGGACAAACCTCACGCCCCGACAGCTGAAGGACAAGCTGAGGCGCGTCGAAAGCAGTCTGGACAAAGCCAAGCGCGCCAAATCCGAACTGATCGAGGCCAATCTGCGGCTTGTGGTCAGCATCGCCAAGAAATACACCAACCGTGGGCTGCAATTCCTTGATTTGATTCAGGAGGGCAACATTGGCCTGATGAAGGCCGTCGACAAGTTCGAATACCAGCGGGGGTATAAATTCAGCACTTATGCCACCTGGTGGATCCGGCAGGCCATCACCAGGGCGATCGCAGACCAGGCCCGGACCATTCGCATTCCTGTGCATATGATCGAGACTATCAACAAGCTGATTCGAACTTCCCGCTATCTGGTTCAAGAGCACGGCCGTGAACCCACCCCTGAAGAAATTGCGGAAAAAATGGAATTTCCCCTGGAAAAGGTGCGCAAGGTCCTGAAAATCGCGAAAGAGCCTATCTCGCTGGAAACCCCCATCGGAGAAGAGGAAGACAGTCATCTCGGGGATTTCATCGAAGACAAACGGATTCTTTCCCCTGGAGATGCCGTCGTCAATTTCAGCCTTTCCGAACAGACCAGGAAGGTCCTCAGGACCCTGACCCCCAGGGAGGAAAAGGTTTTGCGGATGCGTTTCGGAATCGGTGAAAAGGCGGATCACACTTTGGAGGAAGTGGGCCGCGACTTCAACGTGACACGGGAGCGGATCCGGCAAATCGAGGCCAAGGCCCTGCGAAAACTCAGACATCCGAGCCGCAGCAAGAAGCTCAAGAGCTTTATCGAGAATTGAGGCCGGGTCAACGGCTCTCAGACTCGGCGAGGGATCTTGCCTTTGATTCACAGAGTCGTTGATCGTTGGAAATGCCGCCCCGGCATGAGTCGGGCTGGGATTTCCCTTGACAAATCAGGTGCAAGCCCGCATTTTAGACAGTGGTGGATACATTCAATGGGCCTATAGCTCAGCTGGAAGAGCCACCGGCTCATAACCGGTAGGTCCCTGGTTCGAACCCAGGTGGGCCCACCAGACATGTTCAGCAGTCCCGCAGTTTGTCGGGGTATTTAGGATCGTATGGATTTGGATTGAGCCATCTTCGTGGCAAGGCGCATAGCGAAAGGATGCGCCTTTCACGTTTGTGATCCTCTGCCCCGACCCGGTTACCCCATGACCCCTACGCTGGAAGACATACTGGAGTTAGTCGAATCAGTGGCGCCGGCCCACCTGTCGGAACCCTGGGATAACCCGGGTCTGCAGGTGGGCGACCGGTCGAAACGGGTCCAGAAAATCCTGCTTGCGCTGGACCCGACCCTCAGAGCCATCCAAGCCGCCGTCCGACTTCAAGCCCAACTCCTCTTCACCCACCACCCCCTGATCTTCAAACCCGTCTCACAGCTCGACCCTGCAGCTTACCCCGGAAACGTTGTTTTTCTGGCTATCCGCTCCGATATAGCCGTAGCGTGCGCCCATACGAACCTCGACAGCGCTGCAGGGGGCATCAATGATTGCCTTGCCTCCATTTTGGGTTTGACACATGTCACGGTCCTCCAAGAGGTCCCCGGGAACCCGGGTGCCGGGCTGGGGCGACTGGGGTCTCTGGAGAAACCGATCACGCTGGGGGTGATGGCCGAGACCATCAAAGAGCGTTTGCAGACCCCGAGCTTGAGGGTCATTGGTCCCATGGAAAAGCGGATCGAGCGTGTCGCCGTTGTCGGGGGCTCCGGCAGCGACTTGGCAGAACTGGCCTACCGCAAAGGCGCCGATCTCCTGGTAACCGGTGATGTGAGTCACCACAAGGCGCTCGACGCAGCCGCCCTTGGCCTGGCCATGATCGATGCAGGCCATTACGCCACAGAGCGGGCAGCCTTACACGCCTTCAAGGATTCGCTCGAGGCTGTTTTTGAAAGAAAACGTTGGAATACTGTAATCATCTGGGATTCGGAGGAGGAAAACCCCAGCCGGCCTGTCTGAGACCGAGACGGATGGCTCCTTCGACACCCCGACCGGGGCCGAACGCATTTTGTGCCGGTGTGTCTCCCATTGCTGTTACCGCCAAAGCATGTTGAAGCAAAGATGCAGGAGAGGAAGAATCCATTGGAAGAAACAATTAGACTTTTGATCGGTTTGCAGGATTGTGATTTACGGATCAGAAAGATCCATCAAAAGCGGGCCGAGGGACCCGAGATCATCAAGCAGCTGGCTGAAAAGGCCTCTCAAGCAGAGGCTCAGCTCCAGGAAACCCGTCAGGGACTCGAAAATGCCAAGAAAGAGAGGCGGGCCAGGGAGAATAATCTCGATGACCTTCGGAGCAAGATCCAGAAGAGCAACCTGAAACTCTCGAACATCAAATCCAACAAGGAATACACTGCAGTTTTGAAAGAGATCGAAGACCTCAAGCGGGAAAAGGCCATCCAGGAGGATGGCCTTATTGAGATCATGGAGGAGCTCGAGCGCCTCGAAAAAGAATGCGCTGCAGGAGAACACCGGCTCGATGACGCCAAAAAGCGGTATGAAAGTGATCAGGCGCAAATCCTGAACGAGCTCTCGGAACTCGAAAACGACCTTTCAAAACTCCTGCAGGAGCGAAAAACCTTCGAGGGCTCGATTGACGCGACGCTTCTGAAACATTACACTTCTCTTATGAACCATCGAGGTGGGCCCGCCGTGAGCCCCGTCATCAAAGGTGTCTGCCAGACGTGCCGCCTCCACATACCGCCTCAGAAATTCAACGAACTGATCCGGGGTGAAGCTGTCATGAGCTGTCCGAATTGCCATCGTATCATCTACTGGGGCGAGGACGAACGGTTTCAGGGTTTGATGATGGATATATCTTGAGGTTCCTGGGTATGCCGGAGTAGAACAGGTGGCCGCTGTCCTGCCCATATCGGCAGGGTGGAGGAAAGTCCGGGCTCCGAAGGACAGGGTGCTGGGTAACGCCCAGTCTTGGCGACAGGAAGGAAAGTGCCACAGAAAAGATACCGCCCGCGCAGGATGCCTCCCATCCGGCGCGGGTAAGGGTGAAAAGGTGAGGTAAGAGCTCACCAGTCTCTCCGGCGACGGAGGGAGCTAGGTAAACCCCACCCGGAGCAAGGCCAAATAGGGGAACGTTCGAGGGCGGTCCGTCCAAGTTCCCGGGTAGGCTGCTTGAGCCCGTCGGTAACGGCGGGCCCAGATGAATGGTCACCGGCCCGACGGTGGGTAACCCCCTCGGGACACAGAACCCGGCTTATGATCTGCTCCGGCATACCCTACCCAAAAAAGTTGCAGGAAGAGGCCCAAAAGCCCATGGCTGAGAGCTGTTTGAAAAGGCCGGCAACCGAGGGCCGCACCGTCCTCGTCGTCGGGGCCGGACGTTTTGGAGCGCGAGCGGTGAGGCTATTGGGGTCTCATCCGATCGACGAAGCCCGCATCCTCGTGCTGGATAATGATGAGGCACGGCTTTCGTCGATCGAGGATCCCGCCATAGAGACCTTTCATGCCGACGGGGTTGATTTCCTCGTCGAGCACTTTGCGCAGCTCCACCCGCATGACCTCATTGTTCCGGCTGTTCCTGTTCATGTGGCGGCCGAGTGGCTCAAGAAGACCCTGTCCGGATCTTTTCGAATCACACCCCAGGCTATCCCTGACGGTTTGGAAACAGAGCTGCCGAACACCTGGCGCATCAGCGAAGACATCCTGTTGACCAGCTACGCGGATTTTCTGTGCCCGGAGGATTGTGGCGAACCGGAATACTGCACGGTTTCAGGCGAGAAACGCGATGTCCCGATGCGGGAACTGCTCAAGCGTTTGAGGGTGGAAGGGTTTTCCGTCCATGTGGTTGCAAGCGCACAGCTCGCACCGGGGCTGGGCGGGTACGAAGCCGAGGCCTTGAAAACCTTGAAAGAAACCGTCCTATCAGACGGGCATAACCGAAAGTGGCTGGTCGCAACGGCATGCAATTGTCATGGCGTCCTGACTGCTTTCGAAATCGCTCTGCCTCCGCTGTCCGGCACGACCGGGGTTCCAATCCGGCAATAAGCCTTTTCCTGGCGATCTCGAGCAGGCCGCACGCTTGATCTGAAGGCTGCCCCATAACTGGACGTGTACGTTGACACCCGGATTGGCAAAAGAGACCCTTTCCATAGGGAAGCCAGCTGAACCCTGCCCGAAACCTATTCGCGGACCGGAGGTACCAAAAAGGATATGTTCGTGTTTGCAAATTTTCTTGGCGCCATCGCCAGCATCCTGGATATCGTCCTCTCCCTTTACATGTGGATTATCATTATCCGGGCCATCATCTCGTGGGTCAACCCCGACCCCTATAATCCCATCGTGCGTGTTCTGGTCTCCGTTACAGAACCGGTCCTCTATCAAATACGCCGCCGGCTGCCTTTCGCAATGGGCGGCATCGATTTTTCACCGATCATCGTCATTCTGGCCATCATCTTTATCAAGCGGTTCCTGGTGCAAAGCCTTGCCCAGATGGCCATGCAAATGGGCTGATACTGCATAGGATCGCCGGACAACAAGGTTCACGGAGATGAAAAGATCTGAAGCCGCCCCGTCGACCATACTTCGGATCAAGGTCATTCCGCGATCCTCCCGCAATCAGTTGGCCGGCGTCGAGGACGGCTTGGTGAAGATCAAACTGACCGCACCACCCGTTGACGGCAAGGCGAACAAGGCCCTCTGCAGCTTCCTGGCCGAGCTGTTCGGAAAGCCCCAAAATGCGGTTACTATCTTAAACGGCGAAAAGGGGCGTTTGAAGACCATCCGGATAGCGGGAATGAACTCCGAAAAAGCCGACCGAATGATCAGAGAGAGCATAGAAGCAACTTCTTGACGGCTTCGCCCCCAAGGAA harbors:
- the rpoD gene encoding RNA polymerase sigma factor RpoD; translation: MGKNNDINGLKRLIDIGKDKGYITYEELNGDLSDELMSSEDSIDDLIMMFEDLDIMVVDEASKERIEKSRGEPKDSLITEERENFRVDIADSASRASDPVKMYLKEMGCISLLTREGEVQIAKRIEAGEKEALSVLVECSLGVEHIIELGRELEEGQIKLRDIINDLEDDENYTQVGERKGSLINLINDIDQIHNDIQGRRLELSKGRLSDEEKKKLQSEIKSGQIKIKELVNSFKLEKAQLDGMYKKLKTLANEIEECERQITDCMLAAGGKPISYLKKCIAKLPKVCTDDELIMPIGMKRAELEELRCKLEHAQEAILQAKQRTNLTPRQLKDKLRRVESSLDKAKRAKSELIEANLRLVVSIAKKYTNRGLQFLDLIQEGNIGLMKAVDKFEYQRGYKFSTYATWWIRQAITRAIADQARTIRIPVHMIETINKLIRTSRYLVQEHGREPTPEEIAEKMEFPLEKVRKVLKIAKEPISLETPIGEEEDSHLGDFIEDKRILSPGDAVVNFSLSEQTRKVLRTLTPREEKVLRMRFGIGEKADHTLEEVGRDFNVTRERIRQIEAKALRKLRHPSRSKKLKSFIEN
- a CDS encoding Nif3-like dinuclear metal center hexameric protein, with translation MTPTLEDILELVESVAPAHLSEPWDNPGLQVGDRSKRVQKILLALDPTLRAIQAAVRLQAQLLFTHHPLIFKPVSQLDPAAYPGNVVFLAIRSDIAVACAHTNLDSAAGGINDCLASILGLTHVTVLQEVPGNPGAGLGRLGSLEKPITLGVMAETIKERLQTPSLRVIGPMEKRIERVAVVGGSGSDLAELAYRKGADLLVTGDVSHHKALDAAALGLAMIDAGHYATERAALHAFKDSLEAVFERKRWNTVIIWDSEEENPSRPV
- a CDS encoding zinc ribbon domain-containing protein, with translation MEETIRLLIGLQDCDLRIRKIHQKRAEGPEIIKQLAEKASQAEAQLQETRQGLENAKKERRARENNLDDLRSKIQKSNLKLSNIKSNKEYTAVLKEIEDLKREKAIQEDGLIEIMEELERLEKECAAGEHRLDDAKKRYESDQAQILNELSELENDLSKLLQERKTFEGSIDATLLKHYTSLMNHRGGPAVSPVIKGVCQTCRLHIPPQKFNELIRGEAVMSCPNCHRIIYWGEDERFQGLMMDIS
- a CDS encoding NAD-binding protein; its protein translation is MAESCLKRPATEGRTVLVVGAGRFGARAVRLLGSHPIDEARILVLDNDEARLSSIEDPAIETFHADGVDFLVEHFAQLHPHDLIVPAVPVHVAAEWLKKTLSGSFRITPQAIPDGLETELPNTWRISEDILLTSYADFLCPEDCGEPEYCTVSGEKRDVPMRELLKRLRVEGFSVHVVASAQLAPGLGGYEAEALKTLKETVLSDGHNRKWLVATACNCHGVLTAFEIALPPLSGTTGVPIRQ
- a CDS encoding YggT family protein, giving the protein MFVFANFLGAIASILDIVLSLYMWIIIIRAIISWVNPDPYNPIVRVLVSVTEPVLYQIRRRLPFAMGGIDFSPIIVILAIIFIKRFLVQSLAQMAMQMG
- a CDS encoding DUF167 domain-containing protein yields the protein MKRSEAAPSTILRIKVIPRSSRNQLAGVEDGLVKIKLTAPPVDGKANKALCSFLAELFGKPQNAVTILNGEKGRLKTIRIAGMNSEKADRMIRESIEATS